TGCCAACCCGCAACCTGCCAACCTGAAACCCGAGAGGAACCCACCATGAAAACACTCCGGATCACTGTCGGCGGCCAGTTTGTGTACACCGCGCGCATGGAGAGCGAGCTGGCGCCACAGACCTGCGCGGCGTTCGAGCGGCTGCTGCCCTACCACCAGAAGATCATCCACGCGCGCTGGAGCGGCGAGGCCTGCTGGATTCCGCTGGGCGAGTTCCAGCTCGGCGTCGGCTTCGAGAACCACACCAGCCACCCCTCGCGCGGCGATATCCTGTTCTACCCCGGCGGCTATAGCGAGACCGAGATCCTGTTCCCGTATGGCAGCGCCTGCTTCGCCAGTAAGATGGGCCAGCTGGCCGGTAATCACTTCCTGACCGTGCTCGAAGGCCACGACCAGCTGGCCGCGATGGGCCGCGCCGTGCTGTGGCAGGGCGCGCAGGATATCGTGTTCGCGGCACTGTAATGCTCCCGCGTCGCTAGTACAGTTCTATGTTGCGTCTTCTCTATATGATACCAAATCCGGTTAATCGCTTGGTTTATGGTGGGGGTTCGGGGGCGGCAAAGCCGCCCCCGAAATTCTCAAAACGAACGTAATCAAACGGAGTTGGTATGACTATTTGACAGGGCCTGCGCGGTCGGCGTGTTTGCCTTCGGCAGAGCGGTACTTCTTCTGTATATGGTACGTATGTGGTTTTTCGCGCGGAGCGCGAAAAACCACATACGTACCATGCTGCCGCAGGCACAATGCCCGTGCAACGCGGGCTGCCGCGTAAGTCCCGTAGTTGAAAGGTATTGGCTTTAACCCCGCCGAGGAGGAACTATGGCGACGCTACTGGTCAAACACGCGACGCTGCTGGCGACGTTCGACGACGCCGACACCCAATACGCCGACGGTGGCCTCTACGCGGTCGATCACGTCATTCGGCAGGTCGGGCCGAGCGACCAGCTGCCGGCCACGGCCGACACGGTGATCGACGCGCGCGACATGATCATCCTGCCCGGCCTGGTAAATACGCACCATCATTTCTACCAGACACTCACGCGGAATTTTCCCGGCGCGCAAACCGCCAACCTGTTCGGCTGGCTGCGCACGCTCTACCCGATCTGGGCGAACATGACTCCGTTGGCCATCCACACCAGTACGCAGACGGCGATCGTCGAGCTGATGCTCTCGGGCTGCACCACCGCCAGCGACCACACCTACATCTGGCCGAACGGCGCGCGGCTCGATGACCAGATCGAGGCCGCCGCCGAGCTGGGGATTCGCTTCCACGCCGCGCGCGGCTCGATGTCGGTTGGCGAGCGCCAGGGCGGCCTGCCACCCGACCGCGTGGTCGAAGATGAGCCGTTCATCCTGCGCGACTCGCGCCGGCTGATTGAGCAATATCACGACGCCGGCCGCTACAGTATGCTGCGGGTGGTGCTGGCGCCCTGCTCGCCGTTCTCGGTGTCGCCCGACCTGATGCGCGAGAGTATCGCGCTGGCGCGCAGCTATGGCGTGCATTCGCACACGCACCTGGCCGAGACGCAGGACGAGCACGGCTACTGCAGCCAGGTCTTCGGCCGCACCCCGGTCGAGCTGGCCGAAGACCTGGGCTGGGCCGGCATCGACGTATGGCATGCGCACATGGTTCACCCCGCGCCGGCCGAGGTGGCCCGGCTGGGCGCCAGCCACACCGGCGTGGCGCACTGCCCTGGCTCGAACATGCGGCTGGCCTCGGGCATCGCGCCGCTGCGCGCGCTCCAGGCGGCTGGCGCACGCGTCGGGCTGGGCGTCGATGGCTCGGCCTCGAACGATAGCTCGCACCTGCTGGCCGAGGCGCGCCAGGCCATGCTGCTACAGCGGCTGGCGGCGGCGATCGGCCCGGTAGCGTATGGGCGCGGCGACTTTGCCGGTGGCCGCAGCCAGCCGGGCGCGGCCGAGCCGCTGCTCGAGGCGAGCGAGGCGCTGCGGCTGGCCACGCGCGGCGGCGCGGCCGTGCTGGGCCGCGACGATATTGGCTACCTCGCGCCGGGTATGGCCGCCGACCTGATCGGCTACCGGCTCGACACGATCGGCTTTGCCGGCGGCGCGGTACACGACCCGCTGGCGGCGCTGGTGTTCTGCCAGCCGCCCAATGTCGACCTGAGCGTGATCAACGGGCGCGTGCGCGTGCAGGCCGGCCGGCTGATCGATTTCGACCTGCCCGCGCTGGTGCGGCGCCACAACACGATCGCGCGCGAGCTTGCACGCGGCGAGCATCGCGGGTAGAATCGCGCGCGCAGGCCGCAGGCCGCGCGGCGCGGGCCGCACAACGTAGCTGGCGCCGCCACTGAAAGCAAGGCCACCAATGACCATGGCACCACGCTACCAGCCGCCGGCCGCCAGCCTCGCCCCGCTGAAGGTCGAGCCGATCGCCGGGCGCCAGGCACGCCACCGCTTCATGACCTTCCCATGGCAGGTGTATGCCGGCAACCCCAGCTGGGTGCCACCGCTGCTGCTCGACCGCCGCCGCACCTTCGACCCGGCCGTAAACCCGTTCTTCCGGCATGCCGAGGTGCAGCTGTTCATGGCCCGGCGCGGCGCGCGGCCAGTCGGCACGATTGCCGCGTTCGTGAACCACGCCTACAACCGCTCGCAGGCCCAGCCGGTCGGCTTCTTCGGCTTCTTCGAGGTGCTGCCCGACCCGGCGGCGGCCTCGGCGCTGCTGGCGACCGCCGAGGCCTGGGTGGCCGCGCGCGGGCTCAGCAGCATCCGTGGCCCGATCAACTTCGCCACCGATAACGAGTCGGGCTTGCTGCTCGACGCCTTCGACCAGCCGCCCGTGCTGATGACGGTGTATAACCCGCCGTACTATCGCGAGTATATCGAGCACGCCGGCTATGTGAAGGCCATGGACTGGTATGCCTACATGCTCGACCGCGCCACGCTCGGCGGCGGCAACCAGCGCGACCTGCCGCCCAAGCTGCTGCGCACAGTCGAGCTGGCCCGCCGGCGCTGCGGCGCCAGCCTGCGCACGGTGCGTATGCGCGAGTTTACCGCCGAGCTGAACCGCGTGCGTGTGGTGTATAACCGCGCCTGGGAGCACAACTACAGCTTCGTGCCCATGGACGACGCCGAGATCGATTTCATTGCCGCCAGCCTGAAGGCGATCATCGACCCCGACCTGGTGTTGATTGCCGAGGTCGGCGATCAGCCGGTCGGCGTCTCGATCACCCTACCCGATTTCAACCAGGTGCTGCGGAAGATCAATGGCCGGCTGCTGCCGACCGGCTGGTGGCAGCTGCTGCGTGGCCGCGCGCGGATCGACACCGCGCGCGTGTTCGCGATGGGCGTGGTGCCCGAGTTCCGCCGGCGTGGCCTCGACGCGCTGTTCTACTACGAGACATTTCTCGCGGGCGTGCGCAAAGGCTACCAGCGCGCCGAGCTGTCGCTGATCGTCGAGAACAACCTGCCCATGCGCAACGCCGTCGAGAGCCTGGGCGCGTGGATCAATAAGACCTACCGGATCTATCAGAAGGCGCTCGCGCCGGCCTGAACCCGCCGGCAGGCTGTAACGT
The sequence above is drawn from the Candidatus Kouleothrix ribensis genome and encodes:
- a CDS encoding DUF3830 family protein yields the protein MKTLRITVGGQFVYTARMESELAPQTCAAFERLLPYHQKIIHARWSGEACWIPLGEFQLGVGFENHTSHPSRGDILFYPGGYSETEILFPYGSACFASKMGQLAGNHFLTVLEGHDQLAAMGRAVLWQGAQDIVFAAL
- a CDS encoding 8-oxoguanine deaminase — translated: MATLLVKHATLLATFDDADTQYADGGLYAVDHVIRQVGPSDQLPATADTVIDARDMIILPGLVNTHHHFYQTLTRNFPGAQTANLFGWLRTLYPIWANMTPLAIHTSTQTAIVELMLSGCTTASDHTYIWPNGARLDDQIEAAAELGIRFHAARGSMSVGERQGGLPPDRVVEDEPFILRDSRRLIEQYHDAGRYSMLRVVLAPCSPFSVSPDLMRESIALARSYGVHSHTHLAETQDEHGYCSQVFGRTPVELAEDLGWAGIDVWHAHMVHPAPAEVARLGASHTGVAHCPGSNMRLASGIAPLRALQAAGARVGLGVDGSASNDSSHLLAEARQAMLLQRLAAAIGPVAYGRGDFAGGRSQPGAAEPLLEASEALRLATRGGAAVLGRDDIGYLAPGMAADLIGYRLDTIGFAGGAVHDPLAALVFCQPPNVDLSVINGRVRVQAGRLIDFDLPALVRRHNTIARELARGEHRG
- a CDS encoding N-acetyltransferase → MTMAPRYQPPAASLAPLKVEPIAGRQARHRFMTFPWQVYAGNPSWVPPLLLDRRRTFDPAVNPFFRHAEVQLFMARRGARPVGTIAAFVNHAYNRSQAQPVGFFGFFEVLPDPAAASALLATAEAWVAARGLSSIRGPINFATDNESGLLLDAFDQPPVLMTVYNPPYYREYIEHAGYVKAMDWYAYMLDRATLGGGNQRDLPPKLLRTVELARRRCGASLRTVRMREFTAELNRVRVVYNRAWEHNYSFVPMDDAEIDFIAASLKAIIDPDLVLIAEVGDQPVGVSITLPDFNQVLRKINGRLLPTGWWQLLRGRARIDTARVFAMGVVPEFRRRGLDALFYYETFLAGVRKGYQRAELSLIVENNLPMRNAVESLGAWINKTYRIYQKALAPA